The Chloroherpetonaceae bacterium genome window below encodes:
- a CDS encoding antibiotic biosynthesis monooxygenase family protein: MIVRMVRMTFKPEEVSRFLALYTSIAPKIKAVEGCHSVGLYHDVDAEFTYATISAWESKEALESYRQSDFFKETWAKVKMMQSSKAVAHSYEIHPLQNS; encoded by the coding sequence ATGATTGTTCGAATGGTTCGAATGACATTCAAACCGGAAGAAGTGTCGCGATTCTTGGCTCTTTATACAAGTATCGCTCCAAAAATTAAGGCTGTTGAGGGATGTCACTCCGTCGGTTTGTATCATGATGTAGATGCCGAATTTACATATGCTACCATTAGTGCGTGGGAGTCGAAAGAAGCTTTGGAATCCTATCGTCAGAGTGATTTTTTTAAGGAAACTTGGGCAAAGGTCAAAATGATGCAGAGCAGCAAAGCAGTCGCACACAGTTATGAAATTCATCCGCTACAAAATTCATGA
- a CDS encoding aminotransferase class V-fold PLP-dependent enzyme, with the protein MISNQSVLNFSQKPLQTGIALQFITESYRSNFPHLSNQKYYNHAAVSPLSNRVVQAVKSQLHEWNNGDIENYLTDLMPLSNVLRNRVARLIEANSSNVAFIPNTSYGLNVLAQGLKWNAGDRILLYEQDFPSNIYPFLNLKAKGVEIDFIPYTDGTVSLEAIQQRLTPKTKLLSLSYVQYITGARIDLKQVSETCHRNGTLFSVDAIQAIGAMPISCIESQIDFLAAGCHKWGMSPMGTGFLYISDQLLERIETSFWGWLSVEEPWDLMNFNQSLRKEAKRFELGTYNWAGLAGMNEAFTIFEEIGKFNLEQKLLDLSETLINELEDKGLRCVLKNAVNQRSGIVSVNGFENPDRVVSQLLEKKIEVSARGGVLRISPHFYNSLDEMKELALEIKSVVNH; encoded by the coding sequence ATGATATCAAACCAATCAGTCTTAAACTTTTCCCAAAAGCCTCTTCAAACTGGAATTGCCTTACAATTTATTACGGAGAGCTATAGGTCAAACTTTCCGCATCTTTCAAATCAAAAATATTACAATCACGCTGCCGTTTCACCGTTATCAAACCGAGTGGTTCAAGCGGTAAAATCTCAACTCCACGAGTGGAATAATGGCGATATCGAAAACTACCTAACCGATTTGATGCCGCTATCAAATGTATTGCGGAATCGCGTTGCAAGACTAATTGAGGCTAACTCGAGCAATGTGGCGTTTATTCCAAACACCAGTTATGGGTTGAATGTTTTAGCGCAAGGCTTAAAGTGGAATGCAGGTGATCGAATTCTTCTTTATGAACAAGACTTTCCTTCAAATATCTATCCATTTTTGAACTTGAAAGCGAAAGGAGTCGAAATCGACTTTATTCCATATACCGATGGAACGGTTTCACTTGAAGCGATTCAGCAGAGACTCACCCCAAAAACGAAACTCCTTTCTTTAAGCTATGTTCAATACATCACTGGGGCGAGAATCGATTTAAAGCAAGTTTCAGAAACATGTCATCGAAACGGGACTTTGTTTTCTGTGGATGCAATTCAAGCAATAGGGGCAATGCCTATCTCTTGTATTGAGAGTCAGATTGATTTTCTTGCGGCAGGGTGTCATAAATGGGGGATGTCACCGATGGGAACAGGATTTCTCTACATTTCTGATCAATTGCTTGAAAGGATAGAAACATCATTTTGGGGATGGTTGAGTGTTGAAGAACCGTGGGATTTGATGAACTTCAATCAATCTTTACGAAAGGAAGCCAAGCGGTTTGAATTGGGAACTTACAATTGGGCGGGGCTTGCCGGAATGAATGAAGCCTTCACCATTTTTGAGGAAATCGGGAAGTTCAATCTTGAACAAAAGCTGTTAGACCTTTCAGAAACACTCATCAATGAACTTGAAGACAAAGGGCTTCGATGTGTTTTAAAAAACGCGGTTAATCAGCGCTCGGGTATTGTATCAGTAAATGGTTTTGAAAATCCTGATCGTGTGGTTTCACAACTGTTGGAAAAAAAGATTGAGGTATCGGCTCGAGGAGGCGTTTTAAGAATTTCCCCGCATTTTTATAATTCACTTGATGAAATGAAAGAACTAGCTTTAGAAATTAAATCGGTAGTAAACCATTAA
- the trpD gene encoding anthranilate phosphoribosyltransferase: MTIKEAVVTLLNGENLSALDIEEVVLQVMRGETSDILISAFLVLLRQKGETSEEIIGAVKAVRSQSTKIQLDENSVDTCGTGGDGAGTFNISTASALIAAAAGVKIAKHGNRSASSRCGSADVLESIGFKIDLDSDKTKALFEQTGFAFLYAPVYHKSMKAVAPVRKELGLRTIFNVIGPMCNPAGVLRQVIGVYDKGLTGIFAQVLRQLGSEHCLIIHGLTAEGVTLDEPSICGATVISELKGGLVTNYTVFPEDFGLKRWQLSDIEGGDLKQNAQIIWHLAENQVSDAIKEAALLSAGMSIYISGKTDSIKDGIDIARDVIESGKMKTFLRETLVATQNLSSSVQT, encoded by the coding sequence ATGACAATTAAAGAAGCGGTTGTTACGCTCCTCAATGGAGAAAATCTTTCAGCCTTGGATATTGAAGAAGTGGTGCTGCAAGTGATGCGAGGAGAGACATCGGATATCTTGATTTCCGCGTTTCTCGTTCTACTTCGCCAAAAGGGAGAAACAAGTGAAGAAATTATCGGCGCCGTGAAGGCGGTTCGAAGTCAGAGCACAAAAATTCAGCTAGATGAAAATTCTGTTGATACCTGCGGAACCGGAGGCGACGGTGCAGGTACTTTTAATATATCAACGGCTTCTGCGCTGATTGCCGCGGCTGCAGGAGTAAAGATAGCCAAGCACGGAAATCGATCTGCCTCTAGCCGATGTGGCAGTGCGGATGTTTTAGAATCTATTGGATTTAAGATTGACTTAGATAGTGACAAAACGAAAGCTCTTTTTGAACAAACGGGTTTTGCTTTTCTTTATGCGCCGGTTTATCATAAATCTATGAAAGCCGTTGCTCCTGTTCGAAAGGAATTGGGACTACGAACCATATTTAATGTGATCGGCCCTATGTGTAATCCGGCCGGGGTTTTAAGACAGGTCATCGGTGTCTATGATAAAGGTCTCACCGGAATCTTTGCGCAAGTGCTTCGTCAACTTGGGAGTGAACACTGTCTCATCATTCACGGTCTTACTGCTGAAGGGGTAACACTTGATGAACCAAGCATTTGCGGTGCAACAGTAATCTCAGAATTAAAGGGAGGATTGGTGACTAATTACACGGTCTTTCCGGAAGACTTTGGGCTCAAGCGATGGCAGCTTTCGGATATTGAAGGTGGGGATTTAAAACAAAATGCTCAAATTATTTGGCACCTCGCAGAGAATCAAGTTTCCGATGCCATTAAAGAAGCCGCGCTTCTTTCGGCAGGGATGTCGATTTACATTAGCGGAAAAACCGACTCCATTAAAGATGGTATTGATATTGCAAGAGATGTTATTGAAAGTGGAAAAATGAAAACATTTCTTAGGGAAACATTGGTAGCCACACAAAACCTTTCTTCATCGGTTCAAACATAA
- the chlG gene encoding chlorophyll synthase ChlG, giving the protein MDNSSVHKTGLSPETEKILGTKFHEAGISESEKQRVLKALVTVNQSGFYIKPSAILRLMKPVTWFPPMWAFLCGAISTGVSLLDSWHIVLAGLVLAGPLMCAMSQTMNDYFDREVDAINEPTRPIPSGEISKTASWSITFSLIIIGFFLAYWIHPFVLVVSFIGVLMSHIYSGPPLRAKKNGWFGNLVVGFAYEGVAWLTGSFSLSQGVPSGETIALAITFSLGAHGIMTLNDFKSIVGDSIQNVRSIPVQLGPKRASLLACAVMNMAQTFAIVLLAYKGAYISAIFASLFLLIQQPMQQILIRNPKEKAIWYNSFGTLLYVLVMMISAFGIRP; this is encoded by the coding sequence ATGGATAATTCATCGGTACATAAAACCGGTCTTTCACCCGAAACTGAGAAAATTTTGGGAACAAAATTTCATGAGGCTGGCATAAGCGAAAGCGAAAAGCAACGGGTATTAAAAGCGCTTGTAACAGTAAACCAATCAGGCTTTTATATTAAACCCTCAGCGATTTTGAGACTCATGAAACCGGTGACTTGGTTTCCACCAATGTGGGCATTTTTATGTGGCGCAATCTCTACGGGTGTTAGTCTTTTAGATTCTTGGCACATCGTGCTTGCAGGTCTGGTGCTCGCCGGTCCTTTAATGTGCGCGATGTCTCAAACAATGAACGATTACTTTGACCGAGAGGTCGATGCAATTAATGAACCTACACGGCCAATTCCTTCCGGCGAGATTTCAAAAACGGCAAGTTGGAGTATCACATTCTCTTTGATCATCATTGGTTTCTTTCTTGCATATTGGATTCACCCTTTTGTTTTAGTGGTCTCTTTTATTGGCGTTCTGATGTCTCATATTTACTCCGGCCCACCCCTTAGAGCGAAAAAGAATGGATGGTTTGGAAATCTTGTGGTAGGATTTGCGTATGAAGGTGTTGCTTGGCTTACTGGATCATTCTCACTTTCTCAAGGTGTGCCAAGCGGTGAAACCATTGCATTGGCCATAACTTTCTCTTTAGGCGCGCACGGAATAATGACGCTCAATGATTTCAAGTCAATTGTTGGAGATTCAATTCAAAATGTTCGTTCAATACCGGTTCAATTAGGGCCAAAAAGGGCTTCGCTATTAGCATGTGCCGTCATGAATATGGCTCAAACCTTTGCCATCGTCCTTTTGGCGTACAAAGGAGCTTACATCAGTGCGATTTTCGCCTCACTCTTTCTTTTGATTCAACAACCAATGCAGCAAATTTTAATTCGCAATCCAAAGGAAAAGGCGATTTGGTATAATTCTTTTGGAACCCTTCTTTATGTGTTGGTCATGATGATCTCGGCGTTTGGTATCAGACCTTGA
- a CDS encoding DUF3536 domain-containing protein, with translation MKKYLCIHGHFYQPPRENPWLEEIEAQESAYPYRDWNERITAECYAPNGASRILDRDKIIEIVNNYSKISFNFGPTLLSWMERRTPETYAAILEADKESLKNFGGHGSAIAQVYNHLIMPLATRKDKEIQIVWGLRDFESRFKRKSEGMWLAETAVDIETLELLAEHGVKYTILSPRQAQRIRKIGDEKWTDVSGERIDPKIPYICNLPNGKSISLFFYDGPISRAVAFDGLLNNGENLARRLLSAYTGSGDTQLVHIATDGETYGHHHKHGDMALGYCLYYIESNDLAKITVYGEFLEIYPPAYEVMIIERTSWSCFHGIERWRSNCGCNTGTAASQSWREPLRGAQDWLRLHLEPLYEKEIIKYFKDEWQAKLDFIAVILDRSQQSLNHFFEKHQLRPLTDAERIKVLQLLEMERNALLMYTSCGWFFDEISGIETVQVIQYAARAMQLAKEVAGEDYEEEYLRILKQARSNVAGIKNGGRVYEWYVKPASVDTKRVAAHYAVSSLFESFPKKADIYSFSTEQLQHEVVQNKEWKLVFGKVSIFSKISFESHTTFYAVSHLGGHDLSGGISEEMTDEVFEEAKREIKVAFEKGDQKQTIHLISKYFGSAEYSFHHVFADENRKIFKHVLQGALTEIETAMRKTYETQHSLISVMRDTHTPLPKALKTAAEFTLNHDLRELIESEMPDPEKVSELMEELRELSLELDHETLSYVSVKVVNDLIDRFYKNPDDLDLLKKLDKRLEAIDKLYLKLDLWHAQNTLFAISIKNYGSKRVAAMQGDSTAKQWIRFFQGISNYLKVEV, from the coding sequence ATGAAAAAGTATTTATGTATTCACGGCCACTTTTATCAACCGCCGCGCGAGAACCCGTGGCTCGAAGAGATTGAAGCGCAAGAATCTGCTTATCCTTATCGTGATTGGAATGAACGAATCACGGCTGAATGTTATGCCCCCAACGGCGCATCACGAATTTTAGATCGTGATAAAATCATCGAGATTGTAAACAACTACTCGAAAATCAGTTTCAATTTTGGCCCTACCCTTCTTTCTTGGATGGAAAGGCGAACCCCAGAAACTTATGCAGCGATTTTAGAAGCAGACAAAGAAAGCTTAAAAAATTTCGGTGGGCACGGTTCTGCAATTGCACAAGTCTATAATCACTTGATTATGCCGCTTGCGACAAGAAAGGATAAAGAAATCCAAATTGTATGGGGTTTGAGAGACTTTGAATCTCGCTTTAAGCGAAAATCAGAAGGAATGTGGTTAGCCGAAACAGCGGTTGATATCGAGACTTTAGAACTGCTTGCTGAGCACGGGGTGAAATATACCATTCTTTCGCCAAGGCAGGCTCAGCGAATTCGAAAAATTGGCGATGAAAAATGGACTGATGTTTCAGGTGAAAGAATTGATCCAAAAATTCCTTACATCTGCAACTTACCTAATGGGAAAAGCATTTCACTTTTCTTTTATGATGGTCCTATTTCCCGTGCGGTTGCTTTTGATGGGCTTCTGAACAACGGCGAAAATTTGGCGCGAAGGTTGCTCAGTGCTTACACCGGAAGTGGAGATACACAGCTAGTTCATATTGCTACCGATGGAGAAACTTACGGGCATCATCATAAGCACGGTGATATGGCACTCGGGTATTGCCTTTATTATATCGAATCAAATGATCTAGCGAAGATTACAGTTTATGGTGAGTTTCTTGAAATTTACCCCCCCGCTTATGAAGTCATGATTATTGAACGAACATCGTGGAGCTGTTTTCACGGCATTGAGCGATGGCGGTCTAATTGCGGGTGTAATACCGGAACGGCTGCTTCGCAATCTTGGCGTGAACCACTTCGAGGTGCGCAAGATTGGCTTCGACTTCATCTTGAGCCGCTTTATGAAAAGGAAATCATAAAGTACTTCAAAGATGAATGGCAGGCGAAACTGGATTTCATTGCTGTGATTTTAGATCGGAGTCAGCAGTCCTTAAATCATTTTTTTGAAAAACATCAATTGCGCCCACTAACTGATGCCGAACGAATAAAAGTGTTGCAGCTTTTGGAAATGGAGCGTAACGCCCTCTTAATGTACACAAGTTGCGGTTGGTTTTTCGATGAAATATCCGGAATTGAAACCGTGCAGGTAATTCAATATGCGGCGCGCGCTATGCAGCTGGCAAAGGAGGTTGCGGGAGAAGATTATGAGGAAGAATATCTGCGAATTCTTAAACAAGCTAGAAGCAATGTCGCGGGGATTAAGAATGGCGGACGAGTTTATGAGTGGTATGTCAAACCGGCTTCTGTAGATACAAAAAGAGTTGCTGCACATTATGCGGTATCTTCATTATTCGAATCTTTCCCAAAGAAGGCAGATATCTATTCATTCAGTACCGAGCAATTGCAACATGAAGTTGTGCAAAATAAAGAGTGGAAATTGGTTTTTGGAAAAGTGTCGATTTTCTCGAAGATATCTTTCGAAAGCCACACCACTTTCTACGCTGTAAGTCATTTGGGTGGTCACGACCTCTCGGGGGGAATCAGCGAAGAGATGACCGATGAAGTTTTTGAAGAAGCAAAAAGAGAGATTAAAGTCGCTTTTGAAAAGGGAGATCAAAAACAAACCATCCATTTAATTTCAAAGTATTTTGGTTCAGCTGAATATTCATTTCATCATGTTTTTGCTGACGAAAACAGAAAGATATTCAAGCATGTTTTGCAAGGGGCACTAACTGAAATTGAAACAGCAATGCGAAAGACTTATGAAACGCAGCACTCACTGATTTCTGTCATGCGTGATACGCACACCCCGCTTCCAAAAGCACTTAAAACAGCAGCAGAGTTTACTCTCAATCACGACCTAAGGGAACTCATCGAAAGCGAAATGCCAGACCCTGAAAAGGTGAGTGAATTAATGGAGGAATTGAGAGAACTCTCACTCGAACTTGATCACGAAACCCTTTCTTATGTCTCAGTCAAAGTCGTCAATGATTTGATTGACCGTTTTTATAAGAACCCCGATGACCTTGACCTTCTAAAGAAATTGGATAAGCGCTTGGAGGCGATTGATAAACTTTATCTAAAGCTCGATCTTTGGCATGCCCAAAACACGCTCTTTGCCATATCGATTAAAAATTACGGTTCAAAGAGAGTGGCAGCAATGCAAGGTGATTCTACAGCAAAGCAGTGGATTCGATTTTTCCAAGGCATTTCAAATTATTTGAAGGTGGAAGTATAA
- the recO gene encoding DNA repair protein RecO — protein MIQKCEAIVLRSLDYRDESKIVTLYTKQFGILSAIAKGVRKPGAKMSSVFEPSYSIDAILYRKTTRDLQLISDATVRESFPEISLSLERLKYVMQVLEIVRLSITESDPQIKIFLLLKDFLRAIAQAKKNYQNFFFLFQIKFISELGFKPDFSKSVISGLDLKEILEAGIKSYKLPKLVMITGLGGIALKDEAKANGLNAMEISVQAFKLFDILSKEKFDSLESIIIQPTTAAEIARMLDQYYRTHLQDLPPLRSKDVFGQMSDFI, from the coding sequence ATGATTCAAAAATGCGAAGCGATCGTGCTGCGTTCTTTGGATTACCGCGATGAATCAAAAATTGTTACGCTTTACACCAAACAGTTTGGGATTCTTTCAGCAATTGCTAAAGGCGTTCGCAAGCCCGGTGCTAAAATGAGTTCTGTATTTGAACCCTCCTATTCTATTGATGCGATTCTTTACCGTAAAACAACACGCGATCTTCAACTTATATCCGATGCCACAGTTCGCGAGTCCTTTCCAGAAATCAGCCTAAGTCTCGAGCGTCTGAAGTATGTGATGCAGGTATTAGAAATTGTTCGACTTTCCATCACGGAAAGCGACCCTCAAATCAAAATATTCTTACTTCTAAAAGATTTTTTACGGGCGATTGCACAGGCAAAAAAAAATTATCAAAATTTCTTTTTTCTGTTTCAAATCAAGTTTATTTCTGAATTAGGTTTTAAGCCGGATTTTTCAAAAAGCGTTATTTCAGGGCTTGACTTAAAGGAGATTTTAGAAGCTGGAATTAAAAGCTATAAACTTCCGAAACTCGTAATGATTACAGGTTTAGGCGGAATCGCCTTAAAAGATGAAGCGAAAGCCAATGGTTTAAACGCAATGGAGATTTCTGTTCAGGCCTTCAAACTCTTTGATATACTCTCAAAAGAAAAATTCGATTCGCTTGAATCCATAATTATTCAACCAACAACGGCCGCCGAAATAGCTCGAATGTTAGATCAATATTATAGAACTCACCTGCAAGACTTACCACCTCTTCGATCAAAAGATGTCTTTGGGCAAATGAGCGATTTCATTTAG
- a CDS encoding ATP-dependent Clp protease adaptor ClpS: MIFFSSFSNSVQEPSRFGDVLEKESNVDTLFDDPYMVVLYNDNFHTFDEVINQIIKAVRCSRSKAEAHTWEVHNKGRSVVYDGELEECLRVSGVLEEIHLKTEIQTVAG; the protein is encoded by the coding sequence ATGATATTCTTCTCTTCATTCTCAAATTCCGTACAAGAACCCTCTCGCTTTGGCGATGTTTTGGAAAAAGAATCGAATGTTGATACCCTTTTCGACGACCCATATATGGTTGTGTTGTATAACGATAACTTCCATACCTTCGATGAAGTTATCAATCAAATCATCAAAGCCGTTCGTTGCAGCCGAAGTAAGGCAGAAGCACACACTTGGGAAGTTCACAATAAAGGTCGCTCTGTGGTGTATGATGGCGAATTGGAAGAATGTTTAAGGGTCAGCGGCGTTTTGGAAGAAATACACTTAAAGACTGAGATCCAGACTGTTGCCGGCTAA
- a CDS encoding DUF169 domain-containing protein, translating to MKPSEMAAALALIEGIQRKPVGIKFIRKADELPSDIPEFGKDAQGSAKSMLCAMWGDAFSGAGPFYTVKKHHICGGGAVAAGFGSPVPIEAAAKFMVGEKLVFGNLPALKKAMDSTLPFEDNEFEAQVISSLEAIDDLFIPDIVLVICSPGQGQHILRAYGFDSGQVIYGIGGTSTCEMVTSYVMHTERPTFTLGDLGGNTGMSIGEHEVLLAFPYQDMVIAVSNLERICRNSTMYKHSLYHELPRTVSLK from the coding sequence ATGAAACCAAGTGAAATGGCCGCAGCATTGGCGCTGATTGAGGGGATTCAGAGAAAGCCGGTTGGGATTAAGTTTATTCGAAAAGCCGATGAATTGCCTTCTGATATACCGGAGTTTGGCAAAGACGCGCAAGGCTCTGCAAAATCTATGTTATGCGCGATGTGGGGCGACGCATTTTCCGGAGCAGGGCCATTTTACACCGTCAAAAAACATCATATCTGTGGAGGAGGAGCCGTTGCCGCCGGCTTTGGTTCCCCGGTTCCCATTGAAGCTGCAGCGAAATTTATGGTTGGTGAAAAATTGGTTTTTGGAAATTTACCCGCTTTAAAGAAGGCGATGGATTCAACACTTCCGTTTGAGGATAATGAATTTGAAGCGCAAGTGATTTCTTCTTTAGAAGCAATCGATGACCTGTTTATCCCTGATATCGTTTTAGTCATTTGCAGTCCCGGGCAAGGTCAACACATTTTAAGAGCATACGGATTTGATTCTGGGCAGGTGATATACGGCATTGGCGGAACTTCAACATGCGAAATGGTCACATCGTATGTGATGCATACAGAGCGACCCACATTCACGCTTGGCGATTTGGGCGGAAATACGGGTATGAGTATCGGCGAGCATGAAGTCCTTTTAGCCTTCCCTTATCAAGATATGGTCATTGCTGTATCAAACTTGGAGCGGATTTGCCGAAATTCAACGATGTATAAACACTCGCTTTATCATGAGCTTCCACGAACGGTTTCATTAAAATAA
- a CDS encoding sodium:solute symporter family protein has translation MNWILFGIVTYVALQIVIGFWASRSISTEDDYLLAGRKFGYGLSIFSIFATWFGAETCIGSSGRIFQEGIFGGLADPIGYGLCIFFMGLVFAVPLWKKQLTTLVDLFRIRFSENTERLAALLMAPTSMLWAAAQIRAFGQVIAFVSNFSVDIAISFAAIVVIIYTVSGGLMADAVTDIIQGGMLILGLIIIFVALVMNSQLQSGFSQIHPEKFLLVSEKHSTMDLLEALAIPLVGSMVVQELVARTLAAKSPRVAKNSALIASGVYFLVGLIPAIIGLIGFSLVPEGTEPEQVLSTVAKSVLSPLLFILFTGALVSAILSTVDSALLASGAILSHNLVLRVFPHKSEELKLRWTRMLVILSGVIAYLLALTGGSVYELAESTSGFSSAGIFTITVFGLFSAFGSERAAITSLIVGTLLWLVGSSSLGWSYPYLISLLGAVVSYLLIGWLEKNGSTSLRRYKR, from the coding sequence TTGAATTGGATTCTGTTCGGCATCGTTACTTATGTGGCATTACAAATCGTAATTGGGTTTTGGGCTTCAAGAAGTATTTCAACAGAAGATGATTATCTCTTGGCAGGCCGAAAATTCGGATACGGGCTTTCCATTTTTTCAATTTTTGCAACTTGGTTTGGCGCAGAAACTTGCATCGGGTCATCCGGTCGAATATTTCAAGAAGGAATATTCGGCGGCTTAGCAGACCCGATTGGCTATGGCCTTTGCATTTTTTTTATGGGATTAGTCTTTGCTGTTCCACTTTGGAAAAAACAACTAACTACCCTCGTCGATCTTTTCCGTATTCGATTTTCAGAAAATACCGAGAGGCTTGCGGCCCTTTTAATGGCGCCAACGTCAATGCTTTGGGCTGCGGCACAAATACGAGCATTTGGACAAGTAATTGCATTTGTTTCGAATTTTAGTGTTGATATTGCTATTTCGTTTGCCGCGATAGTGGTGATAATCTACACCGTTTCAGGTGGGTTAATGGCAGATGCTGTGACGGATATTATTCAAGGCGGGATGTTAATTCTTGGGCTAATAATTATTTTTGTTGCTCTTGTTATGAATTCTCAATTACAATCAGGATTCTCTCAAATTCATCCGGAAAAATTTCTTCTTGTTTCTGAAAAGCATTCTACAATGGATTTGCTTGAAGCTTTAGCCATTCCACTTGTTGGCTCAATGGTGGTTCAAGAACTTGTTGCTCGAACATTAGCAGCTAAAAGCCCTCGTGTTGCGAAAAATTCAGCACTCATTGCCTCGGGAGTTTATTTTCTTGTTGGACTTATTCCTGCGATTATTGGTTTGATTGGTTTTTCTTTAGTTCCAGAAGGAACGGAACCTGAACAAGTCCTTTCAACGGTAGCGAAAAGCGTATTAAGCCCTTTGTTATTTATTCTTTTTACGGGTGCGCTTGTCTCGGCAATTCTTTCAACAGTCGATAGTGCACTGTTGGCTTCAGGTGCAATTCTCTCGCACAATTTGGTCTTAAGAGTTTTTCCACACAAAAGCGAGGAGCTGAAGCTTCGTTGGACTAGAATGCTTGTGATTTTATCTGGAGTTATCGCTTATTTACTTGCACTAACAGGAGGAAGTGTCTATGAATTGGCGGAGAGCACTTCGGGTTTTTCAAGCGCGGGAATTTTTACAATCACTGTGTTTGGTCTTTTCTCAGCCTTTGGTTCCGAAAGAGCGGCAATCACTTCACTCATTGTTGGAACGCTTCTCTGGCTTGTTGGAT